Proteins co-encoded in one Parascardovia denticolens DSM 10105 = JCM 12538 genomic window:
- a CDS encoding MFS transporter yields MTGANQTKPSDTRVSDTRISEAKPSDFEENRAKTKKALPALLIIFVLGTLMIQAFNLVYQNIGDSLHMSASASLISTLPGIILGVVCMLYGTLCDFISPKHMTIFGVSALTLGSLLGFFGSGDFWLILVARIIQVAGGQVAGSVFLVMSVKYLTDKEKAIYLGIYNAAYYLAAAIGVFAGGLLESIGYKWLLLIPALSVLFVPLLLKNTPDISMKGSRIDVLGILIFALIAAFIAIYFSYPSVWYIVAAVVLSLVFGFYVAKGKNPFLSKKFVTNKAYMSSILILFVYYFFNFACVPIYQVIGEGIYSISLTQVSFYLTFVYLVATVLGVVSGPIVNKLGRFNTMVLSSVLMIVGFGGSALCIKTSFVLLTFFACLFIAGITIVYTPIYDAASDALPVEENGRGIGICDLTMNTAASIGLAIYSSLMVNRGFASHGWIMAGNAAINKTANMFWIMLAASIITLILVFVFRKNLEGKRVQGRFVGRGYF; encoded by the coding sequence ATGACTGGAGCAAATCAAACCAAGCCTTCCGACACTAGGGTTTCCGATACCAGAATTTCCGAAGCCAAACCATCTGATTTCGAAGAGAACCGGGCCAAGACGAAGAAGGCCCTTCCCGCTCTGCTTATCATCTTCGTGCTGGGAACCCTGATGATCCAAGCCTTCAACCTGGTCTACCAGAACATCGGCGACTCCTTGCACATGTCGGCCAGCGCCTCCCTGATCAGCACCCTGCCCGGCATCATCCTGGGGGTGGTTTGCATGCTTTACGGAACCCTGTGCGACTTCATCTCACCCAAGCATATGACCATTTTCGGGGTCAGCGCCCTGACTCTGGGCAGTCTTCTGGGCTTCTTCGGCTCCGGTGATTTCTGGCTGATTCTCGTCGCCCGCATCATCCAGGTGGCCGGCGGCCAAGTTGCGGGGTCGGTCTTCCTGGTCATGTCAGTCAAATATCTGACCGATAAGGAGAAGGCCATCTATCTGGGCATCTACAACGCCGCTTATTACCTGGCCGCAGCCATCGGAGTCTTCGCCGGCGGCCTGCTGGAATCCATCGGCTATAAGTGGCTTCTGCTCATTCCGGCTCTGTCCGTGCTTTTTGTGCCCCTGCTGCTCAAGAACACGCCCGACATCAGCATGAAGGGATCCAGAATCGACGTCCTGGGCATCCTGATTTTCGCCCTGATCGCCGCCTTCATCGCCATCTATTTCTCTTATCCCAGCGTTTGGTACATCGTGGCCGCGGTCGTCCTCTCCCTGGTCTTCGGTTTCTACGTGGCCAAAGGCAAGAATCCCTTCCTCAGTAAGAAGTTCGTGACCAACAAAGCCTATATGAGCAGCATCCTCATCCTCTTTGTTTACTACTTCTTCAACTTCGCCTGCGTGCCCATTTATCAGGTCATTGGCGAGGGGATTTACTCCATTTCGCTGACCCAGGTCTCCTTCTACCTGACTTTCGTCTATCTGGTGGCCACTGTCCTTGGCGTGGTTTCCGGGCCGATTGTCAATAAGCTGGGCAGATTCAACACCATGGTTCTCTCCAGCGTCCTCATGATTGTTGGCTTCGGCGGCAGCGCCTTGTGCATCAAGACCAGCTTCGTCTTGTTGACCTTCTTCGCCTGCCTTTTCATCGCCGGCATCACCATCGTTTACACGCCGATTTACGACGCCGCGTCCGACGCTTTGCCGGTCGAGGAGAATGGCCGAGGCATTGGCATTTGCGATCTGACCATGAACACGGCAGCTTCCATCGGTCTGGCCATTTACAGCAGCCTGATGGTCAACAGGGGCTTCGCCTCTCATGGCTGGATCATGGCGGGGAACGCGGCCATCAACAAAACCGCCAACATGTTCTGGATCATGCTGGCTGCGTCTATCATCACTCTGATTCTGGTTTTCGTCTTCCGCAAGAATTTGGAAGGCAAGAGAGTCCAGGGGCGATTCGTCGGTCGTGGCTATTTTTAG
- a CDS encoding nucleoside hydrolase, with protein sequence MKKIILDLDTGIDDTLAIVYTLAAPDAELIGITGAFGNVNVDRGVRNALGILAMFGRDDVPVYRGCDRGLSATEPYEPTWEEHALWHGHNGVGDVTIPATPKHGPAAGNAVDFIIDSVRKHPKGDPEGEVVVVPTGCSTNIATALKKAPDIIDKITIVTMGGSLTQPGNASPFAEANATVDPEATDYMYSTAADITMVGLDVTMQALMTEEDVDELGKIPTRTARFLHDMLLYYLGVSKKYDPSYLGGCNLHDPLAAAVAIDPSLVKTFPINLMCETEGPSAGRTIGDPRRLLAEPKNTKVALQLDRERFKGLFMKHLFALASGAGKASNVSNAGTFGAAGTSGKAEE encoded by the coding sequence ATGAAGAAGATCATCCTTGATCTTGACACAGGCATTGATGACACTTTGGCCATTGTGTACACGTTGGCCGCGCCGGACGCCGAGCTGATCGGAATCACGGGGGCTTTCGGCAACGTCAACGTGGATCGGGGGGTGAGGAACGCCCTCGGGATTCTGGCCATGTTTGGTAGGGATGACGTGCCCGTGTACCGTGGCTGCGACCGCGGCTTGTCGGCGACTGAGCCTTACGAGCCGACGTGGGAAGAACACGCTCTCTGGCATGGACATAACGGAGTCGGCGATGTGACCATCCCGGCGACCCCCAAGCACGGGCCGGCCGCAGGGAATGCGGTCGACTTCATCATCGATTCCGTTCGCAAGCATCCCAAAGGGGATCCGGAGGGGGAAGTGGTGGTCGTCCCCACCGGCTGCTCGACCAACATCGCCACCGCTCTGAAGAAAGCGCCGGATATCATCGATAAGATCACCATCGTCACCATGGGCGGATCCCTGACCCAGCCCGGCAACGCCAGCCCTTTCGCCGAAGCCAATGCCACCGTCGACCCTGAGGCCACCGACTACATGTACTCCACCGCGGCCGATATCACCATGGTCGGCCTGGACGTCACCATGCAGGCCTTGATGACGGAGGAAGACGTGGATGAGCTGGGCAAAATCCCCACCAGAACCGCGCGATTCCTCCATGACATGCTGCTTTACTACCTGGGCGTCAGCAAGAAGTACGACCCCTCCTACCTGGGCGGCTGCAACCTGCACGATCCCCTGGCCGCGGCCGTGGCCATCGACCCCAGCCTGGTGAAGACCTTCCCCATCAACCTCATGTGCGAAACGGAAGGCCCTTCCGCCGGTCGGACCATCGGCGACCCCAGACGTCTGCTGGCCGAACCCAAGAACACCAAGGTGGCTTTGCAGCTGGACCGTGAACGCTTCAAGGGCCTCTTCATGAAGCATCTTTTCGCGCTCGCAAGCGGTGCTGGGAAGGCTAGCAATGTCAGCAACGCCGGCACTTTTGGCGCTGCTGGCACTTCTGGCAAGGCCGAGGAGTAG
- a CDS encoding glycosyltransferase, with protein MIDNDNKDSSSRVAVRVDRIKTTERMASMKVLIVPMFARATTSGPWSRALAISKALDDAGHEILMGVATDGNCDPPAGMATFQIPAPSPLGLPSFLSRNMLPALSKLGVVGKVRIKSFEEVLHFAGALDYRYICDSVEPIRKAIRRFSPDAIYSEVNISAILAARIEGVPVFGSSSYTTRKAYASAPKYASGVRRFISEFSLPPINSSLELFDWLERKFIPSTPSLEPVDDPNVVYCGFMKKPVDFDERQRKDLILVYMGNGSVSSKKLEKTLTEVFSDSDYSGYKVIVAGSKGKKRIGNIFFEKRAEFSRLFPRTKVFINHGGQNSMMDGISYCVPQIVFPSKAFERNFNAQSLERVGAGINLSAKGLNPDSLHEALSAIESNEAYYKDNARSLREELISLGCTDTIIRTMLDVLDRA; from the coding sequence ATGATTGATAATGATAATAAGGACAGTTCATCGAGGGTCGCGGTCAGAGTGGACCGCATCAAGACGACCGAAAGGATGGCCTCCATGAAAGTACTCATCGTTCCTATGTTCGCCCGCGCGACTACGAGCGGACCATGGTCACGGGCGCTCGCGATAAGTAAAGCATTGGATGACGCAGGTCACGAGATCCTCATGGGGGTCGCAACGGACGGTAATTGCGACCCGCCTGCGGGAATGGCGACGTTCCAGATCCCCGCCCCATCGCCCCTGGGACTTCCGAGCTTCCTGTCGCGGAACATGCTCCCTGCCCTCAGCAAATTGGGAGTCGTTGGCAAAGTGCGGATAAAAAGTTTCGAGGAGGTGCTGCATTTCGCCGGAGCTCTGGATTATCGCTACATATGCGATAGCGTTGAGCCCATCCGAAAAGCGATCCGGAGGTTTTCTCCAGATGCGATTTACTCCGAAGTCAATATATCTGCGATACTCGCCGCCAGGATCGAAGGCGTACCGGTTTTTGGATCATCCTCATATACAACCCGTAAAGCCTATGCAAGCGCCCCGAAGTACGCGTCTGGCGTCAGGCGTTTCATAAGCGAGTTCTCCTTGCCTCCGATAAATTCCTCCCTGGAGCTGTTCGACTGGTTAGAGCGAAAATTTATTCCGAGTACTCCGTCTTTAGAACCGGTGGATGATCCGAACGTCGTGTACTGCGGGTTTATGAAAAAGCCGGTGGATTTTGATGAGCGACAAAGAAAAGACCTCATATTAGTGTATATGGGGAATGGTTCGGTGAGCTCGAAGAAGCTCGAGAAGACGCTGACGGAAGTTTTTTCGGACTCTGACTATTCTGGTTATAAGGTCATCGTCGCCGGATCAAAGGGGAAAAAGCGAATTGGCAATATATTTTTCGAGAAAAGAGCGGAGTTCTCCCGCTTATTTCCCAGGACGAAGGTGTTCATTAACCACGGCGGCCAGAATTCCATGATGGATGGCATCAGCTATTGCGTTCCGCAAATCGTATTCCCCAGTAAGGCGTTTGAGAGGAACTTCAACGCCCAAAGCCTTGAACGGGTTGGGGCAGGAATTAATTTGAGCGCAAAAGGACTGAATCCCGACTCACTTCATGAGGCGCTCTCTGCCATAGAATCGAACGAAGCGTATTATAAAGACAACGCTCGCAGCCTGAGGGAGGAGCTGATCAGCCTTGGCTGCACAGACACGATAATCCGTACAATGCTTGATGTCCTGGACCGCGCCTGA
- a CDS encoding glycosyltransferase family 8 protein, whose protein sequence is MRENREIVPVFFTTDEKYAPYLSVALTSLIANTDPTSDTSYRVIVVHKDLSQQAQEIFQAMSTDKVAVELYPMRDYMIQSINSDHNKLRADYETLTIYFRLFLSEMFPDIDKAIYLDADTVTNVDIAQLYRIDLGDNFFAAVNDNFVAAGEETSYYTLNALGIPSSEYVNSGVLLMNLKAMREAGFVDHFVKLLNAYHVESIAADQDYLNVICRGRILMLGYEWNTMMADGTSGPEHPKIIHYNLFGKPWNYRDATNADYFWRYAEGSAYYSQLVEGVENFTETDANSDARKKAKLIAGALRVPKNEVTFRKLEEEGVRVRLAG, encoded by the coding sequence ATGCGTGAAAACCGTGAAATCGTCCCAGTCTTCTTCACCACTGACGAGAAATACGCTCCTTACCTATCCGTGGCCCTGACGTCGCTCATTGCCAACACCGACCCCACGTCCGATACCTCCTACCGGGTCATCGTCGTCCACAAAGACCTCAGTCAGCAGGCGCAGGAGATCTTCCAGGCCATGTCCACGGACAAGGTCGCCGTGGAACTGTACCCCATGCGGGACTACATGATTCAATCCATCAATTCGGACCACAACAAGCTGAGGGCCGATTACGAGACCCTCACCATCTACTTCCGTCTCTTCCTGTCCGAGATGTTCCCGGACATCGACAAGGCCATCTACCTAGACGCGGACACGGTCACCAATGTGGACATCGCGCAGCTCTATCGGATCGATCTGGGGGACAACTTCTTCGCCGCCGTCAACGACAACTTCGTGGCCGCGGGGGAGGAGACCTCCTATTACACCCTGAACGCCTTGGGCATCCCTTCATCCGAATACGTCAATTCCGGAGTCCTGCTCATGAACCTCAAGGCCATGCGGGAGGCGGGCTTCGTGGACCACTTCGTCAAGCTGCTCAACGCCTACCATGTGGAATCCATCGCCGCGGACCAGGATTATCTGAACGTCATCTGCCGGGGGCGGATCCTGATGCTGGGATACGAGTGGAACACCATGATGGCCGATGGGACGTCCGGGCCCGAGCATCCCAAGATCATCCACTATAACCTCTTCGGCAAGCCTTGGAATTACAGGGATGCCACCAACGCCGACTATTTCTGGCGGTATGCCGAGGGGTCCGCTTATTACTCCCAGCTGGTCGAGGGGGTGGAGAATTTCACTGAGACCGACGCCAATTCCGATGCGCGTAAGAAGGCCAAGCTCATCGCCGGCGCTTTACGGGTGCCGAAGAATGAGGTCACCTTCCGCAAGTTGGAGGAAGAAGGGGTGAGGGTTCGTCTGGCTGGCTGA
- a CDS encoding MobC family plasmid mobilization relaxosome protein yields MSWKGSRTRNIRRTVLFTDEEWNHVYERYQVEAGDGQSFSKWARSTLSEPFAITVEINADTDKLHEQIRGMANNINQIAHVANARGNISQETIREATLLLRLVQEKLDRLHEENLILIEKQAAHAYGKQAE; encoded by the coding sequence ATGAGTTGGAAAGGCAGCCGAACCAGAAATATTCGGAGAACGGTTCTCTTCACTGACGAGGAGTGGAATCATGTTTATGAGCGCTACCAAGTCGAAGCGGGGGACGGCCAATCCTTTAGTAAATGGGCGCGCTCCACTCTCTCGGAGCCTTTTGCCATCACGGTGGAAATCAACGCTGACACCGACAAGCTCCACGAACAAATCAGAGGAATGGCAAACAATATTAATCAAATCGCGCACGTCGCCAATGCGAGGGGAAACATCAGTCAGGAAACGATACGCGAGGCCACGCTCCTACTCCGACTCGTACAGGAAAAACTCGATAGACTCCATGAAGAGAATCTCATTCTCATTGAAAAACAAGCAGCCCACGCGTACGGGAAACAGGCGGAATAA
- the atpB gene encoding F0F1 ATP synthase subunit A codes for MNGLASTVTLSALQLPSKLPGLDEFLPKPFINNPVFGMNRIIMIRLIMTALIILVLGITAARAKLVPGRWQGAVEWVIEFVQNNITYQVMGELRGKEYTPLITAIFLTIACFNLCGVIPGANIAATATVVMPLFFALIAVGSYVWTAHKQGGFFKFLKREMFPAGIPWPVYIILAPIQLLELFLFRPMSLTIRLFANMISGHLLVAICFCLTNFYLVSQLGAIKLAGVVWFLGGFALTGFEMFVALLQAYIFAVLTTVYINSSFPEAE; via the coding sequence ATGAACGGTTTGGCATCGACCGTGACCCTATCGGCTTTGCAACTTCCCAGCAAGCTTCCTGGGCTGGATGAATTCCTTCCCAAGCCTTTCATCAACAACCCCGTCTTTGGCATGAATCGCATCATCATGATCCGCCTGATCATGACCGCGCTCATCATCCTCGTCCTCGGCATCACCGCCGCCCGGGCCAAGCTGGTTCCCGGCCGCTGGCAGGGGGCCGTGGAATGGGTGATCGAGTTCGTGCAGAACAACATCACCTACCAGGTCATGGGGGAGCTGAGGGGCAAGGAATACACCCCCCTGATCACCGCCATCTTCCTGACCATCGCCTGTTTCAATCTCTGCGGGGTCATCCCCGGCGCCAACATCGCCGCCACGGCCACCGTGGTCATGCCTCTCTTCTTCGCCCTGATCGCGGTCGGCTCCTACGTATGGACGGCCCATAAGCAGGGGGGCTTCTTCAAATTCCTCAAAAGGGAGATGTTCCCGGCTGGAATCCCATGGCCGGTTTACATCATCCTGGCCCCCATCCAGCTCCTGGAGCTCTTCCTCTTCCGCCCTATGTCCCTGACCATCCGGCTTTTCGCCAACATGATCTCCGGGCATTTGCTGGTTGCCATCTGCTTCTGCCTGACCAATTTCTATCTGGTCTCCCAGCTCGGCGCCATCAAGCTGGCGGGCGTGGTTTGGTTCCTGGGCGGTTTCGCTCTGACGGGCTTCGAGATGTTCGTCGCCCTGCTTCAGGCCTACATCTTCGCCGTGCTGACCACGGTCTACATCAATTCAAGCTTCCCCGAGGCCGAATAA
- a CDS encoding DUF4230 domain-containing protein, which translates to MFSAMPIFSQDNSTIQTYAVFKQIKSENELTTASQAYDIADWYGGSTKIKNFSIPFTSSGFVYRYSGTIKAGVNLKTAKFKFRKKDKTIVVTLNQPMILSNTMDPKRTGVRYEENNIFHQLSPSDLDILQKKIIKQSEFESVKLGILKQAKANAEKNLSLVFTSALGKDYQVQVIWR; encoded by the coding sequence ATGTTCAGCGCGATGCCGATTTTCTCGCAAGACAATTCAACCATCCAGACTTATGCCGTTTTCAAACAAATTAAATCGGAGAATGAGCTGACAACCGCCTCCCAAGCATATGATATCGCCGACTGGTATGGCGGTTCAACGAAGATCAAGAATTTCAGCATCCCCTTCACCTCCAGCGGCTTTGTTTACCGCTATTCCGGGACCATCAAGGCCGGGGTCAACCTTAAGACAGCCAAGTTCAAATTCCGGAAGAAGGACAAGACCATCGTAGTCACTCTGAACCAGCCGATGATACTGTCGAATACGATGGACCCCAAACGTACGGGCGTTCGGTATGAGGAAAACAACATCTTCCATCAGCTTTCCCCTTCTGATTTGGACATCCTGCAAAAGAAAATCATCAAACAGAGCGAGTTCGAATCAGTCAAGCTGGGGATTCTCAAACAGGCGAAGGCCAACGCCGAGAAGAACTTGAGTCTTGTTTTCACCAGTGCATTAGGCAAGGATTATCAGGTGCAAGTGATTTGGAGATAA
- a CDS encoding glycosyltransferase family 8 protein codes for MPTTVPIFYATDEKYAPFLSVSLTSLIANTDPTADTTYRILIVHRGLSEESQQLFRQMATDRIAIELYPMESYLIEAINSDRNKLNADYVTMTIYFRLFLSEMFPGLDKAIYLDADTVINADIAQLYRTDLGHDLIAAVADNFVAANPETVYYAEEGLGIPSDQYVNSGMLLMNLKAMREGHFTERFVQLLNKYHFESIAPDQDYLNVMCNGRIHYLDRRWNNMTGDGTEGPDHPKIIHYNLFGKPWHYRDAPLADYFWRYAEGSAYYPKLIAILKEFSQRDPSFDDKRKATMMTGAVSIPKNEVTFRKVAESGVDLRIQ; via the coding sequence ATGCCCACAACAGTCCCCATCTTCTATGCGACCGATGAGAAATACGCCCCCTTCCTGTCCGTTTCCCTCACATCTCTGATCGCCAATACGGACCCGACGGCGGACACCACCTACCGCATTCTCATCGTCCACAGAGGCCTGAGCGAGGAATCCCAGCAGCTCTTCCGCCAAATGGCCACGGACCGCATCGCCATCGAGCTCTACCCCATGGAGTCCTACCTGATCGAGGCCATCAATTCGGACCGGAACAAACTCAACGCCGACTACGTGACCATGACCATCTACTTCCGTCTCTTCCTGTCCGAGATGTTCCCTGGCCTTGATAAGGCCATCTACTTGGACGCGGACACCGTCATCAACGCCGACATCGCCCAGCTTTACCGGACCGATTTAGGGCATGACCTCATCGCCGCCGTGGCGGACAATTTCGTGGCCGCCAATCCCGAGACCGTCTATTACGCCGAAGAAGGCCTGGGCATCCCCTCCGACCAATACGTCAATTCGGGCATGCTGCTCATGAACCTCAAGGCCATGCGGGAGGGCCATTTCACCGAGCGGTTCGTGCAGCTGCTGAACAAGTACCACTTCGAATCCATCGCCCCCGACCAGGACTACTTGAACGTCATGTGCAACGGGCGGATCCATTACCTGGACCGGCGGTGGAACAACATGACCGGGGATGGAACTGAAGGGCCGGATCACCCTAAGATCATCCACTACAACCTCTTCGGCAAGCCTTGGCACTACCGCGACGCCCCTTTGGCGGACTACTTCTGGCGCTACGCCGAAGGGTCGGCCTACTATCCCAAGCTGATCGCCATCCTCAAGGAATTCTCCCAGCGCGACCCCTCTTTTGATGACAAGCGCAAGGCGACCATGATGACCGGGGCCGTTTCCATACCCAAAAACGAGGTGACTTTCAGGAAAGTGGCCGAAAGCGGGGTGGATCTGCGAATCCAGTGA
- a CDS encoding relaxase/mobilization nuclease domain-containing protein codes for MAIVKVGQIKTSLNKAIAYITRDDKTQDKYYVTVSWLFPDDPDIWNPSNLAEAMMPDDKNSMAGVKKNTTLARHVIQSFDPKDDVDPVTAHGLGMEFANRITDNGAYKYVIATHIDRNHIHNHIIICNTNGKTHYKMRLDKNTLMKRWTPISDELCQEYGFSVSPRHGQDMKTSQNPTLWLRSGDYYASLRGEGQKQRIRDMIDRACTESKTFTEFSNTLKKYQVEANIRGAHITYTDLATGRKYRDNRLGMAYDESAVMMKLNHQALKHISVNQKLIDYEDPEKIRIIIPHTKGNKRITVPKTMATRTGTTIRIYFGQDTGIPVSDRQGKGMGKMSMRDLYAAFGQPAQTWNDLKDVRRHMPRIELHGSAKQNGWMRHQMRMAGEISRQATALSLIARNGGSANDVIRELTGTLQQADETLTSLMIARQDVISRIALDEDNEDSGIQLFEIDEHMDRLEDTISTLRTRIQAVDESIREHDQRQRPGFSR; via the coding sequence ATGGCGATCGTCAAGGTCGGGCAGATAAAAACGAGTCTGAATAAAGCCATTGCCTACATCACCAGAGATGACAAAACACAAGACAAATACTACGTGACCGTTTCCTGGTTATTCCCCGATGACCCCGATATCTGGAATCCAAGCAATCTTGCCGAGGCGATGATGCCGGACGATAAAAACAGCATGGCAGGCGTGAAGAAGAACACGACCTTAGCCCGTCACGTGATCCAATCCTTTGACCCCAAAGACGATGTTGACCCGGTCACGGCGCATGGGCTGGGAATGGAATTCGCCAACAGAATCACGGACAATGGAGCCTACAAGTATGTGATTGCCACGCACATTGATAGGAACCATATCCATAATCACATCATCATCTGCAATACGAATGGCAAGACGCATTACAAGATGCGCTTGGATAAGAACACACTCATGAAAAGGTGGACACCCATCAGTGATGAACTGTGCCAGGAATACGGGTTCAGTGTCAGTCCACGCCACGGACAAGACATGAAGACGAGCCAGAACCCAACCTTGTGGCTGCGTAGTGGCGACTATTACGCGAGCCTTCGTGGGGAAGGGCAGAAGCAACGTATCCGTGACATGATTGACCGTGCATGCACGGAATCCAAAACCTTTACCGAGTTCAGCAATACGCTCAAAAAATATCAGGTGGAGGCGAACATTCGTGGCGCACACATCACCTATACTGACCTGGCAACGGGGAGAAAGTACCGTGATAATCGCCTCGGCATGGCCTACGATGAGAGTGCTGTGATGATGAAACTGAACCATCAAGCCTTGAAGCATATCAGTGTCAATCAGAAACTCATAGACTACGAAGACCCCGAAAAAATCCGCATCATCATCCCACACACCAAGGGCAACAAACGTATCACTGTGCCAAAGACCATGGCGACAAGAACCGGTACGACCATCCGTATCTATTTCGGACAGGACACCGGGATTCCTGTCTCCGACCGGCAGGGGAAGGGCATGGGAAAAATGAGTATGCGTGACTTGTACGCGGCATTCGGACAGCCTGCGCAAACCTGGAATGACCTTAAAGACGTGCGACGCCATATGCCACGGATCGAATTGCATGGAAGCGCGAAACAGAACGGATGGATGAGGCATCAGATGCGTATGGCGGGCGAGATTTCCAGGCAGGCAACAGCGCTATCCCTGATCGCACGCAATGGTGGCAGTGCGAATGACGTGATACGGGAATTGACCGGTACGCTCCAACAGGCTGATGAAACACTGACCAGTTTGATGATTGCGCGCCAAGACGTCATCAGCAGGATCGCGTTGGATGAGGATAACGAGGATAGTGGAATACAACTCTTTGAAATCGATGAGCACATGGACAGACTGGAAGACACCATCAGCACACTCCGGACACGGATTCAAGCCGTCGACGAGTCAATACGTGAACATGATCAGAGGCAAAGACCGGGATTCTCCCGCTAA